One part of the Symphalangus syndactylus isolate Jambi chromosome 1, NHGRI_mSymSyn1-v2.1_pri, whole genome shotgun sequence genome encodes these proteins:
- the TNNI2 gene encoding troponin I, fast skeletal muscle, with the protein MLQIAATELEKEEGRREAEKQNYLAEHCPPLHIPGSMSEVQELCKQLHAKIDAAEEEKYDMEVRVQKSSKELEDMNQKLFDLRGKFKRPPLRRVRMSADAMLKALLGSKHKVCMDLRANLKQVKKEDTEKERDLRDVGDWRKNIEEKSGMEGRKKMFESES; encoded by the exons ATGCTGCAGATAGCGGCCACGgagctggagaaggaggagggccGCCGCGAGGCCGAGAAGCAGAACTACCTGGCAGAGCACTGCCCGCCGCTGCACATCCCAGGCTCCATGTCTGAAGTGCAG GAGCTCTGCAAACAGCTGCACGCCAAGATTGACGCGGCTGAAGAGGAGAAGTACGACATGGAGGTGAGGGTGCAGAAGAGTAGCAAGGAG CTGGAGGACATGAACCAGAAGCTGTTTGATCTGCGGGGCAAGTTCAAGCGGCCCCCACTGCGGAGGGTGCGCATGTCGGCTGACGCCATGCTCAAGGCCCTGCTGGGCTCGAAGCACAAGGTGTGCATGGACCTGAGGGCCAATCTGAAGCAGGTCAAGAAGGAGGACACAGAGAAG GAGCGGGACCTGCGAGACGTGGGTGACTGGAGGAAGAACATCGAGGAGAAGTCTGGCATGGAGGGCCGGAAGAAAATGTTTGAGTCCGAGTCCTAG